Genomic DNA from Gossypium hirsutum isolate 1008001.06 chromosome A01, Gossypium_hirsutum_v2.1, whole genome shotgun sequence:
AGCTGCTCCGTTGGAATCCATTGAGCTCGATTCGGATAAGGCATCACCATGAGTCCCATTCTGAGAGTGACTTAATGACTGCATTAGCTGGGAAACTTTTGCGGATGGTTTCAATTTCATGTACtgcagaaaaaaaaaattaataagctTTTTTAGGAGATGGGATATAAGAGATTTCAAAAGAATAGCAGAATCTAACTGCACAAGAAAGTTTTGACTACCTGCTCAAAAAAGGCACTAATCTCCTCTTCTGTAAGACCATCATCATCTTCAGCATTCTCTTCCCAACCAAGGGAACGTAAAAACGCAGCCTCTTCCTCATCAGGATAAAGGTACGCATCAGGTCTCGAATGCTGATCTCCATTGCTAGAACCATGCTGAGGCTCAGCATAAGCATCTCCATTCAAGGCCACTTCACTCCTATTTTCAGTTGGCAAGTCAGCAATTGAGATCTCTGATGATGGAACACCCCCATCCAGCAGAGCAACAGAAGTGCTGGAATCTTCAGTGCCAAGTTCATCAGACTTCTCTGAGACAGGTGGTGACACAGTAGAGCCTGAATCAAGGACAGAGGAAGCAGAATTCGAAGTAGATTTCTTCTTTAAAAGATTGAAGAAGTCATTCCTACTTTGGGCTTGAGCAGTTGCTCTCTTCTCCATGGTCATCCGTAATGGAGTCTGATTACGCTCAGCGGTGGCAGGCCTGGGGCTATTGCCTGAACCCCTAAAGGGAGCAGATGCAGCAGTTGATTGAGTGATGTTTATTGGACTATTTGCAAATTTGTTGCTTCCATTAGTAGGACTCAAGTTATCCCTTGTGGTTATTGAGGAAACACCATTTGATTCTCGTGATGGTTTGAGTATAAGAAGCCTGCTCTCATTAGAAACCTTTTGACTGTCAGATCTTGAAGTTCCACCACGCGTGGAACTAAAAGAGAGTGAAGGATGCAGCTGCTGTCCAACTTTAGGCCTTGATTTCTCTGAAGGACTGACCACCTATTGAGAAAAACAAGAATAATATgcaaaaatttcaacaatttgGTAAGAAAATTAGAATAATATCACTAACACAGTATAAACCAAATTTCTCCATTTCTTTGCTCATTCCCTTCTAAGAAACTTATATCTAttcgataaaaaatttaatttacaatACCTAGGGTGAAGCAGTGCTACCTTGTTGCAACTAGCAAATCACCACGATGTGTTCTTAATAAGAAAATACATAAATAGAGAAGCTTAACAACAGCTCACCAGAGTTTTAGGCGTCGATACTGTCACTAAGGGAATTAGTTGCCTCGACTGTTTGATAGCCAGCTCCTCAAGCCTTTGAGTTTCAACATTTAACTACATCAAGGAAAACATCAGATCTTGTTTCAGCACTAATATAATTGCTAAAGTATAAACTTAAGAACGGAACAATAGTTCAAGTTACCAAGGGAGGTGTACGAGCACGAGAGGGCCCCTGAGCCACTGCTTCAGCCATATTAAGGCCTGTCATCGTAGTTGGAGTTGAGCCTGCAGGAACATTTTGTGAAGCACCTGCAACACCTCTGCCACTGTTTCCAACACCTACTGGGATGTCTGCCAAAGCTGATGTCCTGCCATCACTGCCAAGGACAGGTGAGGTACCCACTGGCAAGCTCTGCACAGGATTAGTCAAGCCCGGAGACAAAATCCTTCCTACTTCAGACCCAACTTGTCTTACTTCAGCACCAAGTGAAGGAAAATCACGTTCAAATGCAGATTTATTACCAACAGCAGCAACTGTGCTAAGTTTACCATTACCACTGCTATGATGGCTTTTGCTGGTGCCACTTGATTCATTTGTTGCTTTCCTCGGCCATGTGTCACTGTGCTTCCCAGTTTTCAAAGACTGAGAACGCCGCAATACATCCTTCTCAAACATACTTGGCAGCAGATTATCCAGAGAATCAGGATAGTTTCGGTTCCTATGGTCACCGAGAACAGCATTCTTCCTATCATGGTAACCATTACTAACCTTTTCCCAATCCCTTTCCCTGTGGCCTTTACCAAAATTGCTGTAAGACCATGAGTCAGAAGCACCTTTGCTACTAGAACTCCTCCTAAAATAGGCAGAACTGGCCCTATCCAAGACAGATGT
This window encodes:
- the LOC107925459 gene encoding uncharacterized protein; amino-acid sequence: MERSEPSLVPEWLKSSGSLTGSGNSNNQFTSSSSSYSHSDNHSALTHARNKLSVDSDGDIGRTSVLDRASSAYFRRSSSSKGASDSWSYSNFGKGHRERDWEKVSNGYHDRKNAVLGDHRNRNYPDSLDNLLPSMFEKDVLRRSQSLKTGKHSDTWPRKATNESSGTSKSHHSSGNGKLSTVAAVGNKSAFERDFPSLGAEVRQVGSEVGRILSPGLTNPVQSLPVGTSPVLGSDGRTSALADIPVGVGNSGRGVAGASQNVPAGSTPTTMTGLNMAEAVAQGPSRARTPPLLNVETQRLEELAIKQSRQLIPLVTVSTPKTLVVSPSEKSRPKVGQQLHPSLSFSSTRGGTSRSDSQKVSNESRLLILKPSRESNGVSSITTRDNLSPTNGSNKFANSPINITQSTAASAPFRGSGNSPRPATAERNQTPLRMTMEKRATAQAQSRNDFFNLLKKKSTSNSASSVLDSGSTVSPPVSEKSDELGTEDSSTSVALLDGGVPSSEISIADLPTENRSEVALNGDAYAEPQHGSSNGDQHSRPDAYLYPDEEEAAFLRSLGWEENAEDDDGLTEEEISAFFEQYMKLKPSAKVSQLMQSLSHSQNGTHGDALSESSSMDSNGAAWTRQNV